The DNA region GGCAGCGAATCTGAGTTTGATGAGGAGGGCTTCTCTGGAGCTCCAGACCCAACTTGGGATAGCGACTATCTGGATAAGCTGGAAAAGAGGGCGACGGCAGGCACAGAAGGTCGTGAGGTTGGAACAGAAAACGCTTTGAATCCTGGTTTGAGTGACACTGTAGGAAAGGGTGCACAGTTGTTTgagcagcaaagaaaaagagTGGATGAACTTGCAAAGAAAGGAGAGGCAGCACATTCTCATGCACCCGTTGACTCTCAAGTACAGGAGCACTGTCAGGTGCATCCATTGCATCTTGAAATTCCTGTGCAAGTGCAACCAACACAAGGACCTCAACAGTCACCATCTGGTCCTATACCTGCACAGGCAGTTCAGCCTCAAATTGTTAATTCCCCCCATGCAGTACCTCATGGGAACTTACCTAATTCTACAGTGAGTGCAGTTAGCATGGTGATGGCACCTCCTCCTGTAGCAGCCAAGCCAGCCACAGCCTTAGTTACTGTTCTGAGCAGTTCTGCACCCCCTCCTGAAACCCCATTGCCTGAACTGCCTGCAAGCAATGTTCTAAACAGAACAGCACGTCCTTTTACCCCTGGCTTCATCAGCATTCGAGCCGCAACTGCTCCTGTAACGTTTCGACCAGCTGTCTCTAAGAAGACACAGCGACCTGCCTCAGCAGCTGTTGTGACCCCACCATTTTCCACTGCTTCTGAAGTAGCCAATAATGCAACACCCGTTACATCACAGCGACCCCCTGGTCCTCCACCAGTGGTTCCCCCGCCATACTCCTTTCTTAAAGCTTCCCTACCTCTGACACCAGAAGCTCCTGTTACTATTCccactcctgctctttctgccCCTTTTGAAACAATGCAGTCATCACCGGGGTTAAGTGGTGTTCATCATTCTCCATTTTCTACTATGACCCCAGTGTCTGTGCCTTCAGTACCTAGACCCCCACAAACAGCATCAGTTCCTGTTTCTCCTTTGTCCAAAATCAATGACTCAGCTGATCCAATTGCCTCAGTTCCTCCACTCCAAGTGCCAGCGGCTCAGCCACCAGCTCCACAAGTTTTCATACCATCAGTTACTCAAGAATCTGCAATCACAAAGCCTGAAGCTGTTGTCGCAACCCCTGTCCCTGGTCCGACAGGTCGTACAGGAATCTTACTTGAAGCAAGACGGCGTAGTGGCAAACCTAAACCTATGTTTCATGTGCCAGAAGTGGTAAAGAAATCCCCAAATCCTGACTTATTATCATTGGTTCAGAACCTAGATGAAAGGTCCACCAGATACAAATATGGCCAAACAACTGCTGATGATGTTTATGAAGAGGAGGAAAGTGGTGAGGCTGGCACAGGAAGGGCGCCACCCCCAGTTGCACCAAAACCTCGGGTCATTCATGAGACCCCACAGATTCTTCAAGCTGGGGGCAAAGGGGCTCAATTGTTTGCTAAAAGACAGAGCCGCATGGGTATGTATGTAGTCGACACCCCACCTGAGACCTCTTATCAGCCAGATGTAGCCATGCAAAATACATCTCAACAGTGTGACTTCTATGTCAATTCTTCCCATCCCTCTCATTGGAAATACTCTCCAAACGTCCGTGCACCTCCACCTATAGGATACAACCCGCTATTAGCCCCTTCTCTTCCCTCAGGCCCTCAGAAAGATACAGGCAACCCAGACAACAAGGCAAGAGGAAGCTCCCAAAAGGAAGGCATCAAGGCCGTGGATTTCATGAAGAGGCAGCCTTATCAGCTCAACTCTGCCATGTTCCAGTATGGAGGCAGTGTCACCAATCTGTCAGCCATGCCTTCATACCAGGCCCAGCAGAACAACTATACAACAACAATGGTGGGAAGCTCACTGACCTCACCTCGGCAAATACCCCTCAAAACAGCCCGTGTCTATGAAATCAAGCGCTTCTCTACCCCAACACCTATGTCAGCTCCAACTATCACACCTAAAGTCATTGCTCCTCGCTCAGCTACCACTCTTGGAGAACGTTTGACTCGTTCAGGCATGACATCCCCACCTCCTGTCGCCTTTTCTCCAGCTTCAGCTCCTCTCCAGTCAGTCTGTACTTCAAAAccagttttttcttcctcccaaCCGACACGGCTACC from Gambusia affinis linkage group LG13, SWU_Gaff_1.0, whole genome shotgun sequence includes:
- the synpo2la gene encoding synaptopodin 2-like protein; its protein translation is MVAEEVIITLSGGAPWGFRLQGGVEHQKPLQVAKVRKRSKACRAGLREADELVSINEQPCGSLSHAQAMNLIDSSAGILNILVRRAPAAFQSVVLVTRAPSPRIDKEYRAALKAMSPTQPHHAPVREVHRSRSSLTSGLTSPPGSEAYYGETDSDADVAGYERQRRQKRRSPSNSNSGKPSGRTSPEGGETSEMSGYDSAPDAQAFPRSLEGRGGNGDEGGNLPGVTRKEVVYKPPGPGMWSSQTSTETSSIISSADDQGPRDGGQEEDSGFLEPANVPLVSPERAKEALMLGSRSQLVPMVGPLNKPIDEELTTTYMEKAKQAKLNRGDTLQDKQVKEAKSKCRTIASLLTDAPNPHSKGVLMFKKRRQRSKKYTLTSFGSVDEDRFQDSQEDDGVFPGSESEFDEEGFSGAPDPTWDSDYLDKLEKRATAGTEGREVGTENALNPGLSDTVGKGAQLFEQQRKRVDELAKKGEAAHSHAPVDSQVQEHCQVHPLHLEIPVQVQPTQGPQQSPSGPIPAQAVQPQIVNSPHAVPHGNLPNSTVSAVSMVMAPPPVAAKPATALVTVLSSSAPPPETPLPELPASNVLNRTARPFTPGFISIRAATAPVTFRPAVSKKTQRPASAAVVTPPFSTASEVANNATPVTSQRPPGPPPVVPPPYSFLKASLPLTPEAPVTIPTPALSAPFETMQSSPGLSGVHHSPFSTMTPVSVPSVPRPPQTASVPVSPLSKINDSADPIASVPPLQVPAAQPPAPQVFIPSVTQESAITKPEAVVATPVPGPTGRTGILLEARRRSGKPKPMFHVPEVVKKSPNPDLLSLVQNLDERSTRYKYGQTTADDVYEEEESGEAGTGRAPPPVAPKPRVIHETPQILQAGGKGAQLFAKRQSRMGMYVVDTPPETSYQPDVAMQNTSQQCDFYVNSSHPSHWKYSPNVRAPPPIGYNPLLAPSLPSGPQKDTGNPDNKARGSSQKEGIKAVDFMKRQPYQLNSAMFQYGGSVTNLSAMPSYQAQQNNYTTTMVGSSLTSPRQIPLKTARVYEIKRFSTPTPMSAPTITPKVIAPRSATTLGERLTRSGMTSPPPVAFSPASAPLQSVCTSKPVFSSSQPTRLPNLPKFSATPIPCPVPPSVPTPYTPASFSSGLQTAKQFQSAPELSILASLPPLKNNPVQAPKPHFVATRGGAQPHVWRPGAF